A genomic region of Dreissena polymorpha isolate Duluth1 chromosome 4, UMN_Dpol_1.0, whole genome shotgun sequence contains the following coding sequences:
- the LOC127878570 gene encoding uncharacterized protein K02A2.6-like: MKQQQGLGKLKDKQIKFHIDENVVPSSQPVRRIPFHVRKLVEQELNRLEELDVIEKVDGPTPWVSNLVVAPKPNATKEIRLCVDMRKANLALKRERHVTPTIDDIVSELNGSTVFSKVDLYKGFHQLELSEESRNMTVFASHVDLRRYKRLNFGVSVAPEIFQNEIQQALQVQPDGLCDLKYFQKFPANITVPNDWK; encoded by the exons ATGAAGCAGCAGCAAG GTCTCGGAAAATTGaaagacaaacaaataaaattcCATATCGACGAAAATGTTGTGCCGTCAAGCCAGCCGGTTAGACGGATCCCGTTCCACGTTCGTAAGCTAGTCGAACAAGAGCTCAATCGGTTAGAGGAGCTGGACGTCATCGAGAAAGTCGACGGTCCAACGCCGTGGGTGTCAAACCTAGTGGTAGCTCCAAAGCCGAATGCAACCAAGGAAATTCGTCTATGTGTCGATATGCGCAAAGCCAATCTTGCACTAAAACGAGAACGTCATGTGACGCCAACTATCGACGACATAGTATCAGAATTAAACGGCTCAACGGTGTTCTCTAAGGTTGATCTGTACAAGGGATTCCACCAGCTGGAACTCTCCGAAGAATCAAGAAATATGACAGTGTTTGCTAGCCATGTAGACCTACGGCGCTACAAACGTCTCAACTTTGGAGTAAGCGTTGCGCCAGAAATATTTCAGAACGAAATCCAACAGGCTCTTCAAG TACAACCTGATGGATTGTGTGATCTAAAGTACTTCCAAAAGTTCCCAGCTAACATAACTGTGCCCAACGATTGGAAATGA